One genomic window of Eptesicus fuscus isolate TK198812 chromosome 6, DD_ASM_mEF_20220401, whole genome shotgun sequence includes the following:
- the S1PR4 gene encoding sphingosine 1-phosphate receptor 4, with protein sequence MNATGSPVKAPDACRQLAASGHSQLIILHYNHSGRLVGRAAPEDGGLGILQGLFVAMSCLVVLENFLVLMAIVTRMRSRRWVYYCLVNITLSDLLTGLAYLVNVLLSGARTFQLAPAHWFLREGMLFMALAASTFSLLFTAGERFATMVRPVAESGDTKRGRVLGFIGLCWLLAALLGLLPLLGWNCVCSFQSCSSLLPLYSKAYILFCVVIFACILATIMVLYGAIFRVVRANGQKASRPPFRRKARRLLNTVLMILVAFVVCWGPLFGLLLADIFGSNLWAQEYLRGMDWILALAVLNSAVNPLIYSFRSREVCRAVLGFLCCGCLRLGLRGPGDCLARAVEVHSGASTTDSSLRPRDSFRGSRPLSFRMREPLTSISSVRSI encoded by the coding sequence ATGAATGCTACAGGGTCCCCAGTGAAGGCCCCTGACGCCTGCCGGCAGCTGGCGGCCAGCGGGCACAGCCAGCTCATAATCCTGCACTACAACCACTCCGGCCGGCTGGTGGGGCGGGCCGCGCCGGAGGACGGGGGCCTGGGGATCCTGCAGGGGCTCTTCGTGGCCATGAGCTGCCTGGTGGTGCTGGAGAACTTCCTGGTGCTGATGGCCATCGTGACCCGCATGCGGTCCCGGCGTTGGGTCTACTACTGCCTGGTCAACATCACCCTGAGCGACCTGCTCACCGGCTTGGCCTACCTGGTCAACGTCCTGCTGTCCGGGGCCCGCACCTTCCAGCTGGCGCCGGCCCACTGGTTCCTGCGGGAGGGCATGCTCTTCATGGCCCTGGCCGCATCCACCTTCAGCCTGCTGTTCACCGCTGGCGAGCGCTTCGCCACCATGGTGCGGCCGGTGGCCGAGAGCGGGGACACCAAGAGGGGCCGCGTCCTGGGCTTCATCGGgctgtgctggctgctggccgccctgctgggcctgctgcccctgctgggcTGGAACTGCGTGTGCTCCTTCCAGAGCTGCTCCAGCCTGCTCCCGCTCTACTCCAAGGCCTACATCCTCTTCTGCGTGGTCATCTTCGCCTGTATCCTGGCCACCATCATGGTGCTCTATGGGGCCATCTTCCGGGTGGTGCGGGCCAATGGGCAGAAGGCCTCGCGCCCCCCATTCCGCCGCAAGGCCCGCCGGCTGCTCAACACGGTGCTCATGATCCTGGTGGCGTTCGTGGTCTGCTGGGGCCCACTCTTCGGCCTGCTGCTGGCCGACATCTTTGGCTCCAACCTCTGGGCACAGGAGTACCTGCGGGGCATGGACTGGATCCTGGCGCTGGCTGTGCTGAACTCGGCGGTCAACCCGCTCATCTACTCCTTCCGCAGCCGGGAGGTGTGCCGGGCCGTGCTGGGCTTCCTCTGCTGCGGGTGTCTCCGGCTGGGCCTGCGCGGGCCTGGGGACTGCCTGGCCCGGGCCGTTGAGGTCCATTCCGGAGCCTCCACCACGGACAGCTCGCTGAGGCCCAGGGACAGCTTTCGGGGCTCCCGGCCGCTCAGCTTTCGGATGCGGGAGCCCCTGACTAGCATCTCCAGCGTGAGGAGCATCTGA